The DNA window TCAGCCCGCGACCGGGGCGATGCGGCTCAGCAGCCGCTGCAACTCGCGCAGCGAGCCCGCCGTGCGGGTGCCGTACCAGCTCAGCAGCTTGCCGGGTATGCGGGGGCAACGTTCGGAGCCGGCCAGGAGCAGGGCTTCGGAGACGGCGACGGCGTCGCGCTTGGTGAAGTGGTAGGGCTCGTCGGGCAGCAGGACCAGCGCCGGCCCCAGGGCCGCCAGCTCGTCCAGGGTCGTGGACGGGTAGTCCTCGTGGCCGGCGTAGACGTTGCGCAGGCCGACTTCGGCCATGACCGCGTCGATGTGGGTGGCGCCGCCGGCGGCCATCCAGGGATCCTTCCAGATCAGGGTGGCCGCGGCGACGGGCGGGCGCCCGCCCCGCGCGGCCGCGACGTCGGCACGGGCGGCAGCCAGGGCCGCGCGCGCCGCCTGCGCGGCGTCCCCGGCGTCGAGCAGGATGCCCAGGTCCTTCAGCAGCGCGTCGACGTCGTCCAGGCTGCGCGGCATCACCGCGAACACCGGCACGCCCGCCGCGGCGAGCGCGTCCAGGTGCACGGTCTTGTTCTCCTCGAGGCAGGCCAGCACGAGGTCCGGCCGCTGCGCGAGGATGTCGTCGAGGCGCGGGTTCTTGGTGCCGCCGCAGGCGGGCACGCGCGCGACCAGGCCGCGCGGCTCCTCGCAGTAGGCGGTGCGGGCCACCAGGCTGTCGCCGCGGCCGAGGCCGAACACGGTGTCGGTCAGGCTCGGCACCAGCGAGGCCACGCGGTGGTAAGGGCCGGGAACGACGGCGATGCCGCGGGCGTCGAGCAGGCCAGGTGTGTTTCTCGTTGGCGTCATGGGGGGGAAACCTAGTGTCGAACGGCGGTCGCCGCCAGCGGAGGTTTGACGGGATGCGAAGAGGCGCGCCCCGGGGGGCGCGCCTCGTTCCGAGCGGCGGACGGACCGGGCTCAGTAACCCTCGCCGCGCCCGTGCCGGCGGTCCAGCCACCAGCCGATGAACAGGGCCCGCAGCCGGCGCTTGGTCGGCTCCAGCAGCGAGTACATCACCGGCACCACCACCAGGGTCAGGAAGGTGGCCACGCCGAGGCCCCAGATCACGGCCACGCCCATCGGGCCCCACCAGGCGCTGGATTCGCCGCCGAAGGTCACCACGCGGCCCCAGTCCCCCTTGAACAGGCTGAAGAAGTCGACCGACACGCCGGTCGTCAGCGGGATCAGGCCCAGGATGGTGGTCACCGCGGTCAGGATCACGGGTCGGAACCGGGTCAGCCCGGCCTGGACCAGGGCCTCCCCCGTCGGGATGCCGCGCTCGCGCAGCTTGCCCACGTAGTCCAGCAGCACGATGGCGTTGTTGACCACGACCCCGGCCAGCGACACCACGCCCACGCCGGTCATGATGATGCCGAAGGGCGTGCCGGTGAACATCAGGCCCATCATGACGCCGATGAGCGACAGGATGACGCTGAACATGATC is part of the bacterium genome and encodes:
- a CDS encoding helical backbone metal receptor, which encodes MTPTRNTPGLLDARGIAVVPGPYHRVASLVPSLTDTVFGLGRGDSLVARTAYCEEPRGLVARVPACGGTKNPRLDDILAQRPDLVLACLEENKTVHLDALAAAGVPVFAVMPRSLDDVDALLKDLGILLDAGDAAQAARAALAAARADVAAARGGRPPVAAATLIWKDPWMAAGGATHIDAVMAEVGLRNVYAGHEDYPSTTLDELAALGPALVLLPDEPYHFTKRDAVAVSEALLLAGSERCPRIPGKLLSWYGTRTAGSLRELQRLLSRIAPVAG